The window TTCCCATCCCAGATCCGCACCCGCTCGATCACATCCAGCTGCTGAATCCGATCGACGACGTCCAGACCGTTGACGACGTGGCCGAAGACCGTGTACTTGGCGTCGAGGTGCGGCGACGGCGCGTGCGCGATGAAATACTGGCTGCCGCCGGTGTCCGGCCCCGACAGCGCCATCCCGATGGTCCCGCGGATGAACGGCCGATCGTTCAGCTCGTCGCGAATCGAGTACCCCGGCCCGCCCGACCCGTCGCCCCGCGGGTCGCCGTCCTGGACGACGAAGTGCGGCACCACGCGATGCACCTGCAGGCCGTTGAAGTAGTTGCGCCTCGCGAGGGCGATGAAGTTCTGTACCGTCTGCGGCGCGTCGAGCACCGCCAGCTCGATCTCGATCGTGCCCTTCGCGGTCTCGATGAACGCGTGCGGCGACACCGCCGGCGACAGCAGCTCGGGCGCGTCGTAGCGCACGATCGGCGAGCCCGGCACCGGCCGGATCGCCTGCGCCGTCTCGGCTGACGGATCCAGCTCGCGCAGCAGCGCCGCCGCGCGCAGCCGCAGCGCCCAGTCCGAATCGGCCAGCGCCGACTTCACCGTCTCCAGCGCCTCACCTGCACCGTACCGGACCAGCGCCTCGAGCGCGGCCAGCCGCGCGTCGGACAGCGCCGGATCCTGCGACGCGCGATAGGCGTCGCGAAGCGCCGCCGCTCCGCCGGCGGGCCGCAGCCGCCCGATCGCCCGCGCCGCCGCGCTCCGGACGCCCGGGTCGGGATTCTTCAGATGCGTCATCAGCACGGCGTCGAGGCCCGGCGCCTTCACGCGCACGAGGCTGTCGATCACCGGTGCGACGACGCGCTTGTCCTGGTCCTCGAGCATCGGCCGAAGCCGCAGGATCGCCAGCTCGCCGGGCAGCGAGCCGAGCACGTCGGCGATCGCGGCGCGGACGATCCAGTGCGGATCCGGCTCCATGCCGGACAGCAGCGTCGGCAGCCCCTCCGGATCGATCGCGGCCGCCGCGCGAATCGCCGCGGCGCGCAGCGTCGGCCAGTCGTCCGTCACCAGATCGAGAATGTAAGGCAGCGCGTCGGCGCTCTTCAGCGTTCCGAGCGCGGCCACCGCTTCCAGACGCAGGTTCGGATCCACGCGCTCGGCGCTCAGCAGCGCGAGGATGGCCTGGGCCCCGTCCGGCGCGCCGATCTGCGCCAGCGCGCGGACCGCCGACACGGTGACGCCGACGTCGCCGCGGGCCTCGTCGATCATCGCGCGCAGCGCCGGCACGGACGAGACGTCGCGGTACGCGCCGAGACCGCGCGCGGCGAACGCCCGCGTGTAGCGCCCCGGCGTGGCGATGAGCTGCTTCAGCGCCGGCACCGCGCGCGGATCGCCGATGCGCTGCAGGGCATACGCCACCGGCCACCACCCCGACACGCGGCCGGAGCCGTCGACGATGGCGGCAGTGAGCGGTTCGAAGGCTTTCTGGCGGACGAGCGCGAACAGCCCGAGCCGCACCGCGTCCGCTTCCGGGGTCACCGGCCATCGCTCGTCGTCGGGCGACAGCGCGGCGATCGCGCCGGCCTTGACGTAGGCCGACACCATGTCGCCCACCGCCGCGGCGGAGCCCGTGTCGCCGATGAGCCCGAGCGCTTCCGCGGCGCGGCCGCGCACGCGCGGCTCGGGATCCTGGAGCGCAGCGGTGAGCGCCGGGATCGCGCTCTTGTCCGCCAGCAGCCCGAGCGCGAACGCGGCCATCTGCCGGACGTCCGGATCGGTGTCCTTCAGCAGCGGCTGCAGCAGCGCCCCTCCCTCGGGCAGCCCGACGCGTCCGACGGCGAGCGCGGCGCGGCGGCGGATGCGCGGATCGGTGTCCGCGACCAGCGTCGCCAGATCCGGGAGCGGCGCGGCGACCGGCGGCGGCGCGTTGCGTGACCGCCTGGGCGGCGGTGTGACGACGGGCGGCGGCGGCGGCGGCGCGGGCGCGCGAAGGATGCGCTGATCCTCGAGACGCAGCATCCAGCTCATCTTCTGTTCGGCAGTGATCGACGGCGCGGCAGGGGGCTTCGGCGGCGCCGTGGCGCAGGCGCTCGCCGCCAGCGACACGCATACCGCCCAGGCGCGATATCTCATGGCTTCAGTGTAGACCGGCTGTCAGGCTCGTACGTCGTAGGTCTCGACGGTTGCCGCACTCACGCGATCCCAGTCGACGTTCACGCCGATCCCCGGCGCCGCCGGCACCGCCACCATTCCGTCTGCGCTGACGTCGATGCCGGGCTCGATCAGATCCGGAGCGAAGTAGCGCCGGCTCGCGGCGATGTCGCCGGGCATCGTGAAGTTCGGCAGCGACGCGAGGTGGATGTTGTGCGCCCGGCCGATGCCGCTCTCGAGCATCCCGCCGTGCCAGACCGGAATGCCCTGCCCGGCGCACAGATCGTGGACGCGGATCGACTCGCGGTGCCCGCCCAGCCGTCCCGGCTTGATGTTGATGATCCGGCAGGCGCGCAGCGCGAGGGCGTCCTCGGCGGCGCGCAGCGAGTGGATCGATTCGTCGAGGCAGACCGGCGTGGCGATGCGGCGCTGCAGCTCCGCGTGATCGCGGATGTCATCGTACTCGAGCGGCTGCTCGATCATCATCAGGTCGAAGCGATCGAGCGCCGCGAGATGGGCGGCGTCGCCGAGCGTGTAGGCCGCGTTGGCGTCGACCATCAGCTTGACGGCGCCGAACCGCTGCCTGATCGCTTCGACCGCCGACACGTCCCAGCCCGGCTTGATCTTGATCTTGATGCGGCGGTACCCCGCCGCCAGCTCCTGTTCCACCTTGGCGGCAAGCTGCTCGAGCGAGTCCTGGATGCCGACCGAGACGCCGGACGGGATCGCGGTGCGCGTGCCCCCGAGCAGCTGGGAGAGCGGCAGATTCTGGCGCCGGGCCGCCAGATCCCACGCCGCCATCTCGACGGCGGCCTTGGCCATGTTGTGCCCCCGCACGCGCGCCATCGCCGGGAACACGTGGCGCGGATCCCTGAACGCGCGGCCGAGCACCAGCGGCGCGAGGAAGTCCTTGATGACGTGCCACGCGGTGGTGTTGGTCTCGGCGCTGTAATACGGATCGACGTCCGCGACGCACTCGCCGAGTCCCTGCAGCCCTTCCCCTTCGAGCGTCACCAGGATGAACGTCTTGTCGTAGACGCGGCCGAAGCTGGTCTCGAAGAACGCCACCAGCGGCAGGCGGATCAACCGCAGGTGGAGACGTTCGATGCGCATGTTGCCTACAAGTTATACTCGGCGCGCGTGGAGTTCCGCCACATCGCGATCGAAGGGCCGCTCGCCGTCGGCAAGTCCACGCTCGCCGACCGGCTCGGCGCGCGGCTCGACGCGGCGATGGTGCTCGACGACGCGGAGAATCCGTTTCTCGCCGACTTCTACGCCGGCCGGGCCGGCGCGGCGTTCCAGGCGCAGCTGTTCTTCACGCTGGCGCGCCACCGCCAGCAGACGTCGCTGCGGCAGAGCGATCTCTTCAGCCAGACGACCGTCGCCGACTATCTGTTCGAGCGCGACAAGATCTACGCCTACCTGAATCTCGACGACAACGAGCTGTTCATCTATCAGCGCCTCTACGAGCTGCTCGCGCCGGACGTCCCGGCGCCGGATCTCGTCATCTACCTCCAGACCCCGACCGACCTGCTGCGCAAACGCGTGAAGGAGCGGGCGCGCGCCAACCCGGAGGCGCCCTCGCCCGACGACGAGTACGTGCGCGAGCTGAACGAGGCCTACAATCATTTCTTCTTTCACTACAACGCCACGCCGCTGCTGGTGGTCGAGACCTCGCAATTCGACGCGAAATGGGGGGACGCGGCGCTGGACGACCTGATCAAACAGCTCCGCGGCCTGGGGCGGGGGACGCGCTACTACGTGCCGCGGACGAGGTAAACTTCCTCAGATATGGCCTGGTTCAAGAAGGTCCGCAAGCCCATAGAGCCCCAGGCAAACAAGGAAAGCCGGGTTCCCGAGGGGCTGTGGGTCAAGTGTCCGTCGTGCAGCGAGGTGATCTACAACAAGGATCTCGTGGCCACGCTCAACGTGTGCCCGAAATGCGCGCATCATTTCCGGATCGGCGCGCTCGACCGGCTGCGGATGCTGTTCGACGGCGAGTGGCAGGAGTTCGACGCCAGCCTGCAGTCCACCGATCCGTTGAAATTCGTCGACACCAAGCCCTATCAGAAGCGGCTCGCCGCGACGATCGCCTCGACCGGCATGAAGGACGCCGTGGTCTGCGCGATCGGACGGATTGAGGGCATCGAGACCTCGGTCGCCGCCATGGAGTACACCTTCATCGGCGGCAGCATGGGCGTCGTCGTCGGCGAGAAGATCACCCGCGCCATCGAGCGGGCGATCGAGCGCAAGCTGCCGGTCGTCATCGTCTCGTCATCCGGGGGCGCGCGGATGATGGAGGGGGCGCTGTCGCTGATGCAGATGGCGAAGATCAGCGGCGCGCTGGCGCGGCTGGACCGGGCGCGCCTGCCGTACATCTCGGTGCTCACCGATCCGACGACCGGCGGCGTGACCGCGAGCTTCGCGATGCTCGGGGATCTCAACGTCGCCGAGCCGAAGGCGCTGATCGGCTTTGCCGGACCGCGCGTCATCGAACAGACCATCCGCCAGAAGCTGCCGGAGGGCTTCCAGCGCAGCGAGTTCCTGCTGGAGCGCGGCATGCTCGACCTCGTGGTCGATCGCCGCGAACTGAAGGCGGCCATCGCGCGGGCGCTGCGCTTCGGACTGCCGGCGGACGGTCCGGCGCGGCGGATCGCCGCGCCAGCCGCGGCACCGGTCGCGGTCTCGCCGCAGCAGTGACGCCGACGCCCGGCGCATACGGGCCCGGCGTCGAGTTCCTCTTCGGCCTCGAACGCTTCGGCATGAAGTTCGGCCTCGCGAACATCGCGAGGTTATGCGAGGCGCTCGGCCACCCCGAACGGACCTTCCCTTCGATCATCGTCGCCGGGACCAACGGCAAGGGATCGGTGACGGCAATGGTCGACGCCGCGCTTCGCGCCGCGGGGCATCGCAGCGCCCGGTACACGTCGCCGCATCTGGAGCGCATCGAGGAGCGCTTCGTCGTCGACGGGCACGAGGTCGCCCCCGAGGCGCTCGAGTCGGCGGCGCTGCGCGTGCAGCGCGCGGCGCAGGACCTGGTCGCCTCAGGAGCGTTCGAGGCGCCGCCCACCTTCTTCGAGTGCACGACCGCCGCCGCCTTCGTCCTCTTCCGCGATGCCCAGGTGGACGTCGCCATCCTCGAAGTGGGGCTTGGCGGACGCCTGGATGCCACCAACGTCGTCACGCCCGTCGCCGCCGCGATCGTCTCGATCGACTTCGACCACCAGGCCCAGCTCGGCACGACGCTCGCCTCGATCGCCGCCGAGAAGGCCGGCGTCATCAAGCCAGGTATTCCCGTGGTGTGCGGGCCGCTGCCGCCGGAGGCGATGACGGTGATCGAGCGCGTCTGCCGCGAACAGCACGCGCGGCTGATCCGGACCGACATGAGCCCCGACCTGGCGGCGCGCGTCGCCGCGCTGCCGCTCGCGCTCGCCGGCCGCCATCAGCGAGCGAATGCGGCGGTCGCGATGGCGCTGCTCGAGGCGCTGGACGCGGCTGCATCGCCCCGGCTCCGCGTGGGTGCCGACGCGGTGCGGACCGGACTGACCACGGTGTCGTGGCCGGGACGCCTGGAGCGCTTCGCGATCGGCGGGTGCTCCATCCTGCTGGACGCGGCGCACAACGCCGCGGGGGCGCGCGCGCTCGCCGCGTACGTCCGCGAGATCGCGCCGGATGGCGTGACGCTGGTGTTCGGCGCCATGCAGGACAAGGCGATCGACGAGATGCTCGACGCGCTCGCGCCGGCGGCTGCCGCCATCGTCTGCACCACCGCGCCGAGTCCACGTGCCGCCCCGGCGGCGGAGCTGGCGCGGCGCGCGGCCGCGCCGGGACGCCGCGTCGAGATCGCGGAGGACCCGATGTCGGCCGTGCGGGAGGCGTGCGCGTCGAAACGGATGGTGGTCGTGGCGGGCTCGATCTTCCTCATCGGGCCGGTCCGCGCCCGGCTCGCACGTGGTATTCTTCGCTGATTCCCCGGGGTCCGGTCGATCCTCGTAAAGCATGCTCCGCACTAGTCTTCTCGTCCTGCTCGCGCTCGCTGCGGGCGTGCTCCCGGCGCGCGCGCAAGGCGGAGCGCCGAGCCACGGCTGCAGCGCGAAATGGAGCGTCGTCAGCGACGTCGCCAACAATTTCGCGAACCAGAATCACTACATCCTGCTGCGAAACGTTCAGGTGGAATGCAACGACGTCCAGCTCTTCGCAGACGAGGCGGAAGTCTTCCGCGACGCCGATCGCGTTCGCGCATCCGGCAACGTCGTCTTCGTGTCCGGGACCAGCCGGATCTCCGCCGAGCGGATGGAGTTCAACACCCGCACCAAGACGGGGACGTTCTTCGTCGCGTCAGGGATCGCCAATCTCGAGAACCGGGGCATCGAGCGCAGCCTGTTCGGCACGCAGGAGCCGGACGCGTATTTCTGGGGCGACACGATCGAAAAGCTCGGTCCCAAGACCTACCGGATCACCCGCGGCGGCTTCACCACCTGCGTGCAGCCGACGCCGCGCTGGGAGATGGTGGCGGGCACGGTGACGCTGACGCTCGAAAAGCGCGCGGTGCTGACCAACATGGTGCTGAAGGTCAAGGACGTGCCGGTCTTCTATCTGCCGGCGATGTACTACCCGATCAACAAGGAAGATCGCGCGACCGGGTTCCTGATCCCCATCTACGGCAACTCCGACATCAAGGGACAGACGCTGAACAACGCGTTCTTCTGGGCGATCAGCCGCAGCCAGGACGCGACGCTCTATCACAGCTTTTACTCCAAGACCGGCCAGAGCTTCGGCGGCGAGTACCGCTACGTGCAGTCCGGCGCGTCGAACGGCAACTTCCAGACGACCGTCGTCCGCGAGCACGAGGCGACCTACCGGCAGGCGAGCGGCACCAACCAGACGTTCCCGGGCATCGACAGCTACAGCGTCACCGGCACCGTGCTGCAGGCGCTGCCTGCCAACCTCCGCCTGACCGGCACCGCGAATTACTTCTCCAGCCTGATCGCGCAGCAGCGCTATCAGCAGGACATCTTCGCCGCCACCAACCGGACGCGGAACTTCGGCGTGAACGTCGCCGGCAACTGGGGCGCCAACAGCGTCAGCGGCACGGTGGATCGCAACGAGACGTTCACCAACGACACCAACTCGACGGTCACCGGTTCGCTGCCGCGGATCAACTACACGCGCTCGGAGAAGCGCATCGCCGCGCTGCCGCTCTACGTCGGCGCCGCCAGCGAGTACGTGGAGCTGGTGCGCACCGGCCGCACGCCCACCGGCGAGACGCCGCTCGGGCTGCGGCGGCTCGATCTCGTGCCGCGCGTGCGCTTTCCCTTCACGAAGCTGCAGTACCTGACGTTCAACTCGTCGCTCACCTTCCACCAGACCTTCTGGTCGGAAAGCCTCGACGAGAGCCGGAAGCGCGTTCCCGAGGGCATCCAGCGGCGTTATTTCGATCTCACGTCGTCCATCACCGGGCCGGTGTTCACCAAGATCTTCAACACCCCCGGCCGCAGCTACGCGCAGAAGTGGAAGCACGTGATCGAGCCGAACCTGACGATCTCGCGCAAGACGGCGATCGCCAACTACGACCGCATCGAGAAGCTCGAGGGGACCGACTTCGTGCGCGGCGGCACCACCAACTACACCTACTCCCTCGCCAACCGCCTCTATGCGAAGAAGGAGAGCGCGCGCGAGATCCTGAACGTCGGCATCCAGCAGACGTATTACACCGACGACCGCGCCGCGCAGGTCGACTTCAACTACCTGAGCACGCAGGGACTGCTGCCGCCGAGCAACTTCTCGCCGATCGCGCTGCAGGTGCGGGTGAGCCCGACGACGGTGACGGATGCGACGATCCGATCCGAGTACGACACCAATACCAGCTCGCTGCGTGCCATCAGCGCCAACGGCGGGGTCGTCGCCGGCTGGGCGCTGGTGAACGCCGGCTGGAGCGTGAACAAATCGGTGCCGACCCGCGTCGACGAGGATCCGGTGACGCTGTCGCACTATCTCAATGCGACGACGGTCATCCGCAAGCCGGGGAACGCGTTCGGCGGAAGCTACGCCTTCAACTTCGACATGCGCACCAAGGCCTTCCTGAACCAGAGCATCGTCGCGCACTACAACACCCAGTGCTGCGGCATCGCGGTCGAATATCAGAAGTTCAACTTCGGCACCCGCGCCGGCCAGGTGGGCGTCCCTCGCGACCATCGCTTCAATCTGTCGTTCACGCTCGCCGGCATCGGTACGTTCTCCGATCTGTTCGGCGCCTTCGGCGGAAAGCAGGGACGGTGATCGAGATGGACAGGCGGCCCGAGGTAACGAACGCGGTCGATAAATGAAAGGACTCATTCTCAGCGGCGGGAAGGGGACGCGGCTGCGCCCGCTGACCTACACGAGCGCCAAGCAGCTCGTGCCGATCGCCAACAAGCCCGTTCTCTTCTACGGCATCGAGGCACTTGCCGCCGCCGGCATCCGCGAGATCGGCATTGTCGTCGGCGACACCGAGGCGGAGATCCGCGCCGCCGTCGGCGACGGCTCCCGCTGGGGCGTGAAGGTCACCTACATCCCGCAGGATGCGCCGCGCGGGCTGGCGCACGCCGTGCTGATCAGCGAGCCGTTCATCGGCCGCGAGCCCTTCGTGATGTATCTGGGCGACAACCTGCTGAACAAAGGGATCACGGCGTTCACCGAAGAGTTCATCCGCGAGGCGCCGGCAGCGCAGATTCTCCTCACCCACGTCCCCGATCCGCAGATGTTCGGCGTCGCCGAGCTGGTCGACGGCCGGGTCGTCCGCCTGGTCGAGAAACCGAAGGAGCCGAAGAGCGATCTCGCGCTGGTCGGCGTCTACATGTTCTCGCCCGCGGTCTTCGATTCGGTCAAGCGGATCAAGCCGAGCTTCCGCAACGAACTGGAAATCACTGACGCGATCCAGGACCTCATCGACCGCGGCCTCGAAGTCCGGCCGCATCTGGTCGACGGGTGGTGGAAGGACACCGGCAAGCTCGAGGACATGCTCGAAGCCAACCGCCTGATCCTCGATACCATTCAGCGGCGGCTCGAGGGCACCATCGACGCCGAGTCACGGGTCGAAGGCAAGGTGGTGATCGAGCCCGGCGCCGTGATCGAGCGCTCGGTGATTCGCGGCCCCGTCGTGGTCGGCGCCGACGCACGCATCGTCCACGCCTACGTCGGGCCGTTCACCTCGATCGGCCCCAGGGCGGAAATCCGCGCCTCCGAGATCGAGCACAGCATCGTCCTCGAGGGCAGCGTGATCAGCGACCTGGCGAACCGCGTCGAAGACAGCCTGATCGGCCGCAACGTCAAGATCCACCGGATGCCGGTGAAACCGTCGGCGTACCGGTTCATGCTCGGTGACAACTCCGAGGTCGGCATCCGTTGGTAGACAGATAGCGTATATATGAGCGTTTCCCTGACCATCCATGGCGTCAAGACCAGGAAGCTCCGCGTCATGCCGGACGAGCGCGGCTGGCTGATGGAGATCCTCCGCGCCGACGACGCCGAGCTGTTCTCGAAGTTCGGTCAGGTCTACGTGTCGGCCACCTACCCCGGGGTCGTCAAGGCCTGGCACTTTCACAAGCGGCAGATCGACCACTTCGCCTGCGTTGCCGGCATGGTGAAGCTCGTGCTGATCGACACCCGGGACGAGTCGCCGACCAAAGGGGCGGTGAACGAGTTCTTCCTCGGAACGCACAACCCCATGCTCGTGCAGGTGCCGAACCTGGTGTATCACGGCTGGAAATGCATCAGCGTGGAGCCATCGCTGGTGCTGAACGTGCCGACCGAGCCCTACAAGTACGACGATCCCGACGAGTACCGCCTCGAACCCCACGGCTCGCTGCCGTACGACTGGACGCGCAAGGATGGTTAAGGTTCTCGTCACCGGCGGCGCCGGATTCATCGGATCCAACTTCGTCCGCTACGCGCTCGCCACGCATCGCGACTGGCAGGTGACGACCCTCGACAAGCTGACCTACGCGGGACGGCTGGAGAACCTCGCGAGCGTCAAGGACGATCCCCGCCACCGTTTCGTCAAGGGAGACATCGCCGACGCCGCGGTGGCCGCGCCGCTGGTCCGCGAGTGCGACGTGGTCGTCCACTTCGCGGCGGAGACCCACGTCGACCGGTCGATCCGCAACGCGGGGGATTTCATCACCACCGACGTCTACGGGACGTTCGTGCTGCTCGAGGCGGCGCGCGAGAACCCCGGGCTGCGCCGTTTCATCCAGATTTCGACCGACGAGGTCTACGGCAGCGTGCCGACAGGCTCCAGCAGGGAGACCGACGAGCTGCGGCCGCGCAATCCGTATTCGGCGAGCAAGGCGGGAGCGGATCGGCTCGCCTACAGCTACTGGGCGACGTATCACGTGCCGGTCGTGATCACCCGCGCGTCGAACAATTACGGCCCGAACCAGTTTCCCGAGAAGATCATCCCGCTGTTCATCACCAACCTGATCGACGACCTCGCCGTTCCGCTCTACGGCGACGGGCTGAACGAGCGCGACTGGCTGCACGTGGACGACCACTGCCGCGGCATCGATCTGCTGATCGACAAGGGGATCTCCGGCGAGGTCTACAACATCGGCGGCGGCAACCAGGTCAGGAACGTGGATCTCACGCACCGGATTCTGGCCCTGGTGGGCAAGCCGGCATCGCTCATCCGGCCGGTTGCCGATCGACAGGGACACGATCGGCGCTACTCGCTCGACACCGCGAAGCTGGAAGCGCTCGGCTGGGCGCCGCAGGTTCCGTTCGAAGAGGGCCTCGCGGAGACCGTCCGCTGGTACCGCGACAACGAGTGGTGGTGGCGGCCGATCAAGAACGAGGATCCGGCGTTCCGGAAGTACTACCAGGAACAGTACGGGAACCGCTGACGACGGCCGTGGCTGGAATCCCGCTCGTGACCGGCGCGACCGGATTCGCGGGTAGTCACCTCGTCGCGCGGCTTGCGGCGGGAGGCGGCTCCGTCGCCGCGTGGGCGCACCGCGGCGGCGCCGAGCCCACCGCGGACGCGACCGTGCGCTGGCGCTCGGTGGATCTGCTCGACCGCCGCGCGCTCGGCGACGCGCTCGCCGCGGCGAGGCCGTCGGTCATCTATCACTGCGCCGGCTTTGCCGACGTGCACGAGGCGTGGCGGGCGCCGGCGCGGGCGATGCGGGTGAACGCGCTTGGCACGCACTACCTTCTCGAGGCGGTGCGCGACGCGGGGCTGTCGTGCCCGGTGCTGGTCACGGGATCGGCGATGGTGTACCGGCCCGCGATGGAGCCGTTGACCGAAGACCACCCGCTCGGTCCTGCGGGGCCCTACGCGCTGAGCAAGCTGGCGCAGGAGATGGCCGCCGCGGCATCGTCCCTTCC is drawn from Vicinamibacterales bacterium and contains these coding sequences:
- the menC gene encoding o-succinylbenzoate synthase, with the translated sequence MRIERLHLRLIRLPLVAFFETSFGRVYDKTFILVTLEGEGLQGLGECVADVDPYYSAETNTTAWHVIKDFLAPLVLGRAFRDPRHVFPAMARVRGHNMAKAAVEMAAWDLAARRQNLPLSQLLGGTRTAIPSGVSVGIQDSLEQLAAKVEQELAAGYRRIKIKIKPGWDVSAVEAIRQRFGAVKLMVDANAAYTLGDAAHLAALDRFDLMMIEQPLEYDDIRDHAELQRRIATPVCLDESIHSLRAAEDALALRACRIINIKPGRLGGHRESIRVHDLCAGQGIPVWHGGMLESGIGRAHNIHLASLPNFTMPGDIAASRRYFAPDLIEPGIDVSADGMVAVPAAPGIGVNVDWDRVSAATVETYDVRA
- the rfbB gene encoding dTDP-glucose 4,6-dehydratase; this encodes MVKVLVTGGAGFIGSNFVRYALATHRDWQVTTLDKLTYAGRLENLASVKDDPRHRFVKGDIADAAVAAPLVRECDVVVHFAAETHVDRSIRNAGDFITTDVYGTFVLLEAARENPGLRRFIQISTDEVYGSVPTGSSRETDELRPRNPYSASKAGADRLAYSYWATYHVPVVITRASNNYGPNQFPEKIIPLFITNLIDDLAVPLYGDGLNERDWLHVDDHCRGIDLLIDKGISGEVYNIGGGNQVRNVDLTHRILALVGKPASLIRPVADRQGHDRRYSLDTAKLEALGWAPQVPFEEGLAETVRWYRDNEWWWRPIKNEDPAFRKYYQEQYGNR
- the accD gene encoding acetyl-CoA carboxylase, carboxyltransferase subunit beta, with the translated sequence MAWFKKVRKPIEPQANKESRVPEGLWVKCPSCSEVIYNKDLVATLNVCPKCAHHFRIGALDRLRMLFDGEWQEFDASLQSTDPLKFVDTKPYQKRLAATIASTGMKDAVVCAIGRIEGIETSVAAMEYTFIGGSMGVVVGEKITRAIERAIERKLPVVIVSSSGGARMMEGALSLMQMAKISGALARLDRARLPYISVLTDPTTGGVTASFAMLGDLNVAEPKALIGFAGPRVIEQTIRQKLPEGFQRSEFLLERGMLDLVVDRRELKAAIARALRFGLPADGPARRIAAPAAAPVAVSPQQ
- a CDS encoding glucose-1-phosphate thymidylyltransferase, which gives rise to MKGLILSGGKGTRLRPLTYTSAKQLVPIANKPVLFYGIEALAAAGIREIGIVVGDTEAEIRAAVGDGSRWGVKVTYIPQDAPRGLAHAVLISEPFIGREPFVMYLGDNLLNKGITAFTEEFIREAPAAQILLTHVPDPQMFGVAELVDGRVVRLVEKPKEPKSDLALVGVYMFSPAVFDSVKRIKPSFRNELEITDAIQDLIDRGLEVRPHLVDGWWKDTGKLEDMLEANRLILDTIQRRLEGTIDAESRVEGKVVIEPGAVIERSVIRGPVVVGADARIVHAYVGPFTSIGPRAEIRASEIEHSIVLEGSVISDLANRVEDSLIGRNVKIHRMPVKPSAYRFMLGDNSEVGIRW
- a CDS encoding HEAT repeat domain-containing protein encodes the protein MRYRAWAVCVSLAASACATAPPKPPAAPSITAEQKMSWMLRLEDQRILRAPAPPPPPPVVTPPPRRSRNAPPPVAAPLPDLATLVADTDPRIRRRAALAVGRVGLPEGGALLQPLLKDTDPDVRQMAAFALGLLADKSAIPALTAALQDPEPRVRGRAAEALGLIGDTGSAAAVGDMVSAYVKAGAIAALSPDDERWPVTPEADAVRLGLFALVRQKAFEPLTAAIVDGSGRVSGWWPVAYALQRIGDPRAVPALKQLIATPGRYTRAFAARGLGAYRDVSSVPALRAMIDEARGDVGVTVSAVRALAQIGAPDGAQAILALLSAERVDPNLRLEAVAALGTLKSADALPYILDLVTDDWPTLRAAAIRAAAAIDPEGLPTLLSGMEPDPHWIVRAAIADVLGSLPGELAILRLRPMLEDQDKRVVAPVIDSLVRVKAPGLDAVLMTHLKNPDPGVRSAAARAIGRLRPAGGAAALRDAYRASQDPALSDARLAALEALVRYGAGEALETVKSALADSDWALRLRAAALLRELDPSAETAQAIRPVPGSPIVRYDAPELLSPAVSPHAFIETAKGTIEIELAVLDAPQTVQNFIALARRNYFNGLQVHRVVPHFVVQDGDPRGDGSGGPGYSIRDELNDRPFIRGTIGMALSGPDTGGSQYFIAHAPSPHLDAKYTVFGHVVNGLDVVDRIQQLDVIERVRIWDGKELK
- a CDS encoding putative LPS assembly protein LptD, with amino-acid sequence MLRTSLLVLLALAAGVLPARAQGGAPSHGCSAKWSVVSDVANNFANQNHYILLRNVQVECNDVQLFADEAEVFRDADRVRASGNVVFVSGTSRISAERMEFNTRTKTGTFFVASGIANLENRGIERSLFGTQEPDAYFWGDTIEKLGPKTYRITRGGFTTCVQPTPRWEMVAGTVTLTLEKRAVLTNMVLKVKDVPVFYLPAMYYPINKEDRATGFLIPIYGNSDIKGQTLNNAFFWAISRSQDATLYHSFYSKTGQSFGGEYRYVQSGASNGNFQTTVVREHEATYRQASGTNQTFPGIDSYSVTGTVLQALPANLRLTGTANYFSSLIAQQRYQQDIFAATNRTRNFGVNVAGNWGANSVSGTVDRNETFTNDTNSTVTGSLPRINYTRSEKRIAALPLYVGAASEYVELVRTGRTPTGETPLGLRRLDLVPRVRFPFTKLQYLTFNSSLTFHQTFWSESLDESRKRVPEGIQRRYFDLTSSITGPVFTKIFNTPGRSYAQKWKHVIEPNLTISRKTAIANYDRIEKLEGTDFVRGGTTNYTYSLANRLYAKKESAREILNVGIQQTYYTDDRAAQVDFNYLSTQGLLPPSNFSPIALQVRVSPTTVTDATIRSEYDTNTSSLRAISANGGVVAGWALVNAGWSVNKSVPTRVDEDPVTLSHYLNATTVIRKPGNAFGGSYAFNFDMRTKAFLNQSIVAHYNTQCCGIAVEYQKFNFGTRAGQVGVPRDHRFNLSFTLAGIGTFSDLFGAFGGKQGR
- a CDS encoding folylpolyglutamate synthase/dihydrofolate synthase family protein — encoded protein: MTPTPGAYGPGVEFLFGLERFGMKFGLANIARLCEALGHPERTFPSIIVAGTNGKGSVTAMVDAALRAAGHRSARYTSPHLERIEERFVVDGHEVAPEALESAALRVQRAAQDLVASGAFEAPPTFFECTTAAAFVLFRDAQVDVAILEVGLGGRLDATNVVTPVAAAIVSIDFDHQAQLGTTLASIAAEKAGVIKPGIPVVCGPLPPEAMTVIERVCREQHARLIRTDMSPDLAARVAALPLALAGRHQRANAAVAMALLEALDAAASPRLRVGADAVRTGLTTVSWPGRLERFAIGGCSILLDAAHNAAGARALAAYVREIAPDGVTLVFGAMQDKAIDEMLDALAPAAAAIVCTTAPSPRAAPAAELARRAAAPGRRVEIAEDPMSAVREACASKRMVVVAGSIFLIGPVRARLARGILR
- a CDS encoding deoxynucleoside kinase; this translates as MEFRHIAIEGPLAVGKSTLADRLGARLDAAMVLDDAENPFLADFYAGRAGAAFQAQLFFTLARHRQQTSLRQSDLFSQTTVADYLFERDKIYAYLNLDDNELFIYQRLYELLAPDVPAPDLVIYLQTPTDLLRKRVKERARANPEAPSPDDEYVRELNEAYNHFFFHYNATPLLVVETSQFDAKWGDAALDDLIKQLRGLGRGTRYYVPRTR
- a CDS encoding dTDP-4-dehydrorhamnose 3,5-epimerase family protein, producing the protein MSVSLTIHGVKTRKLRVMPDERGWLMEILRADDAELFSKFGQVYVSATYPGVVKAWHFHKRQIDHFACVAGMVKLVLIDTRDESPTKGAVNEFFLGTHNPMLVQVPNLVYHGWKCISVEPSLVLNVPTEPYKYDDPDEYRLEPHGSLPYDWTRKDG